One Chromatiaceae bacterium genomic region harbors:
- the glnK gene encoding P-II family nitrogen regulator yields MKLVTAIIKPFKLDDVREALSDIGVSGITVTEVKGFGRQKGHTELYRGAEYVVDFLPKIKVEIAVAPDQVDRVIDAITGAARTGKIGDGKIFVSDLGQAIRIRTGETGIDAL; encoded by the coding sequence ATGAAACTGGTCACCGCCATCATCAAACCCTTCAAGCTCGATGACGTCCGCGAGGCCCTCTCCGACATTGGCGTATCGGGTATCACCGTTACGGAAGTCAAGGGTTTCGGTCGTCAGAAGGGTCACACCGAACTCTATCGTGGCGCCGAGTATGTCGTCGATTTCCTGCCCAAGATCAAGGTCGAGATTGCCGTGGCGCCGGATCAGGTCGATCGGGTCATCGACGCCATTACCGGGGCTGCCCGGACTGGCAAGATCGGCGACGGCAAGATCTTCGTCTCCGATCTGGGACAGGCCATCCGCATCCGCACTGGCGAGACCGGTATTGATGCCTTGTAA